The following coding sequences lie in one Thalassoglobus polymorphus genomic window:
- the ilvD gene encoding dihydroxy-acid dehydratase has translation MSELNKYSSKITQPRSQGASQAMLYATGLTEEDMNKAQVGIASCWYEGNSCNMHLLDLAAKVKEGVEAADMVGMRFNTIGVSDGISMGTDGMSYSLQSRDLIADSIETVMGAQWYDSLIALPGCDKNMPGCVMAMGRQNRPSIMVYGGTIKAGCGLKNEKLDIVSAFQSYGEYLAGRITDEERQEIVKRSCPGAGACGGMYTANTMASAIEAMGMSLPYSSSIPAEDPAKLQECLDAGKAIRILMEKDIKPRDIITRESLENAMVLIMTLGGSTNAVLHLIAIARSAGVELSIDDFQAVSDRIPYLADLKPSGKYVMEDLHNIGGTPAVLKYLLGKGLINGNCMTVTGKTLAENLESVPALEEEQDIVHDVEEPIKKSGHLRIMRGNMCPDGGVAKITGKEGLTFTGPALCYDSEEDMLHGLEKDEIKGGEVIIIRYEGPKGGPGMPEMLTPTSAIMGAGLGDKVALLTDGRFSGGSHGFIVGHVTPEAQEGGPIALVQNGDEITLDAEANEINIGVSDDELAKRKANWTPPAYKFTRGTLYKYIKNVKSASEGCVTDE, from the coding sequence ATGTCCGAACTGAACAAATACTCATCGAAAATTACTCAACCACGCTCCCAAGGTGCCTCTCAGGCGATGCTGTACGCCACTGGCCTCACCGAGGAGGACATGAACAAGGCTCAGGTCGGAATTGCCTCCTGCTGGTATGAAGGCAACTCCTGTAACATGCACCTGCTCGACCTGGCAGCCAAGGTGAAAGAAGGCGTCGAAGCCGCCGACATGGTCGGTATGCGATTCAACACGATTGGCGTGAGTGATGGAATCTCGATGGGAACCGACGGGATGAGTTACTCGCTTCAGTCGCGTGACCTGATCGCTGACTCCATCGAAACTGTCATGGGAGCACAATGGTACGATTCATTGATCGCACTCCCAGGTTGCGACAAAAACATGCCCGGCTGCGTGATGGCAATGGGACGACAAAACCGTCCGTCGATTATGGTTTACGGTGGTACGATTAAAGCGGGCTGCGGATTGAAAAACGAGAAGCTCGATATCGTCTCGGCGTTTCAATCTTATGGAGAATATCTGGCGGGTCGCATCACCGATGAGGAACGTCAGGAGATTGTGAAACGCTCCTGCCCCGGAGCCGGAGCCTGCGGCGGAATGTACACCGCCAACACCATGGCCTCTGCGATTGAAGCAATGGGAATGTCACTCCCTTATTCTTCTTCAATCCCAGCTGAAGATCCTGCGAAACTGCAAGAGTGCCTCGACGCCGGAAAAGCAATTCGCATTCTGATGGAAAAAGATATCAAGCCGCGTGACATCATCACGCGCGAGTCTCTCGAAAATGCCATGGTGCTCATCATGACTCTCGGCGGATCCACAAACGCCGTATTGCATTTGATCGCCATTGCTCGCAGTGCCGGTGTGGAACTCTCCATCGATGACTTCCAAGCTGTCTCAGACCGGATTCCTTACCTCGCCGACCTTAAGCCTTCCGGTAAATATGTCATGGAAGACTTACACAACATTGGCGGGACACCAGCCGTTCTGAAGTATCTGCTCGGGAAAGGTCTGATCAACGGAAACTGCATGACCGTCACCGGAAAGACGCTCGCAGAGAATCTCGAATCGGTCCCTGCTCTGGAAGAAGAACAGGACATCGTTCACGACGTCGAAGAGCCAATCAAGAAATCTGGTCACTTGCGCATCATGCGGGGAAACATGTGCCCCGACGGAGGAGTTGCGAAAATTACCGGGAAAGAAGGACTCACCTTCACCGGACCGGCGCTCTGCTATGACAGCGAAGAAGACATGCTCCACGGTCTTGAAAAAGACGAGATCAAAGGTGGCGAAGTCATCATCATTCGCTACGAAGGTCCTAAAGGGGGACCTGGAATGCCTGAAATGCTCACGCCGACGTCAGCCATCATGGGAGCTGGCCTTGGTGACAAAGTCGCACTCCTGACCGATGGTCGTTTCTCTGGTGGTTCACACGGTTTTATCGTGGGACACGTCACGCCAGAGGCTCAGGAAGGTGGCCCGATTGCACTCGTGCAAAACGGTGACGAAATCACACTCGATGCGGAAGCAAACGAAATCAATATCGGAGTTTCCGATGACGAACTCGCAAAACGTAAGGCTAACTGGACTCCTCCCGCATACAAATTCACTCGTGGGACACTTTATAAATACATCAAAAATGTGAAGAGCGCCAGCGAAGGTTGCGTGACGGACGAGTAA
- a CDS encoding efflux RND transporter periplasmic adaptor subunit gives MTTNSPRRSFYPAKYFPMVLRTLVSLGILTAGGVSYFVFGQKPEIPTDDGSGKPTGTLVQSVTIQEYNKPIMVKVDGEATTYRMISVGAEVSGRIEKKAERTRSGHFVQKGDLLFKIDDAEYRIERERQQALLAQIDEELRAFTVELDNLSSLIELSAEDLNLQRGHLDRVRRLFDRKATSETDYDNARQQELAARNALQKLKNDLSSKERERATTQARRKVEAATLKRVELDLAHCVVTAPISGRVVEDEFEEGNFVTTGQTLVRISDASHMEVRCQFQPSEIAWVWQQQVEDALSFPRSTPRLDPIELRPVPCQVVYEFSGIETTWQGTLSRFDGMGLSRETRTFPARVIVENPEETTSMRVGDGPISIVPPTLLSGMFVSVQIPVELNEPLLSVPVEAVRPGGKLWINDHGKLQIQDVSVAKIVNDQALVRSSSSVNAGQNVVISPLPAVTNGMILREEPDDPPVVADSTNRTEKVQP, from the coding sequence ATGACGACGAACTCTCCTCGACGTTCATTTTATCCTGCAAAATACTTCCCGATGGTTTTACGCACCCTCGTTTCCTTAGGCATTCTCACCGCAGGTGGAGTCTCCTATTTTGTTTTCGGACAAAAACCGGAAATTCCAACTGATGATGGCTCTGGAAAACCGACTGGGACACTGGTGCAATCAGTCACTATTCAGGAATACAACAAGCCGATCATGGTGAAGGTCGATGGTGAAGCGACCACATATCGAATGATCTCTGTCGGAGCTGAAGTTTCTGGAAGAATTGAAAAGAAAGCCGAACGTACTCGGAGTGGACACTTCGTACAGAAAGGTGACCTGCTTTTCAAAATCGATGATGCCGAATACAGAATCGAAAGAGAACGCCAGCAAGCATTGCTCGCACAAATCGACGAAGAACTCCGCGCCTTCACTGTCGAACTCGACAACTTGTCGTCACTCATCGAACTTTCAGCCGAAGACCTCAACCTTCAGCGAGGCCACTTAGATCGAGTCCGCCGACTCTTTGACCGAAAAGCAACCAGCGAAACCGACTACGATAACGCACGTCAACAAGAATTGGCCGCCCGCAACGCTCTGCAAAAACTTAAAAACGACCTCAGTTCTAAAGAACGAGAACGTGCGACCACCCAGGCTCGAAGAAAAGTTGAAGCCGCAACCTTGAAAAGAGTCGAACTCGATCTGGCTCACTGCGTGGTCACAGCCCCGATTTCAGGACGTGTTGTCGAAGACGAGTTTGAAGAAGGGAACTTTGTGACCACCGGACAAACTTTGGTTCGCATCAGTGATGCCAGCCACATGGAAGTTCGATGCCAGTTTCAACCGAGTGAGATTGCCTGGGTCTGGCAACAGCAAGTCGAAGACGCTCTCTCCTTTCCCCGTTCGACACCACGACTCGATCCCATTGAACTCCGTCCTGTACCATGCCAGGTCGTTTACGAATTCTCCGGAATTGAAACAACTTGGCAAGGAACACTTTCCCGCTTCGATGGAATGGGACTCAGTCGTGAAACTCGTACATTTCCCGCACGAGTCATTGTTGAGAACCCGGAAGAAACAACCTCTATGAGAGTTGGTGACGGTCCCATTTCAATCGTTCCGCCAACATTACTCAGCGGAATGTTTGTCTCTGTTCAAATCCCCGTTGAGCTGAATGAACCACTGTTGAGCGTGCCCGTCGAGGCCGTTCGCCCAGGCGGAAAGCTTTGGATCAACGATCACGGCAAACTACAAATTCAAGACGTCTCTGTCGCAAAAATTGTCAACGATCAAGCACTTGTGAGATCATCATCCAGTGTCAACGCCGGACAAAATGTGGTGATCTCACCATTGCCTGCGGTCACCAATGGAATGATCTTGCGAGAAGAACCTGACGACCCACCGGTTGTGGCTGACTCGACAAACAGAACGGAAAAGGTTCAGCCATGA
- a CDS encoding TetR/AcrR family transcriptional regulator — translation MVRPRTISDQQILEVASKCFLERGPSVSTDVIAHKLGVTPQALLKRFRNKKELLIAAMKPCRSAPWLDMVQEGPDDRPVNEQLTEILQELASFFSEVVRRMEILQWSGVSMKELMASFEEPPPVRDIRAIAGWLHRLHDKKMIRKIDFDATAMFILTAMHGPAMLTQFLGKPPTGHTFNEYISQYVNILLHGLLDSSNSEIEQ, via the coding sequence CTGGTTCGTCCGAGAACAATCTCTGATCAGCAAATTCTGGAAGTCGCTTCAAAGTGCTTTCTAGAGCGAGGCCCGTCTGTCTCGACAGATGTGATTGCCCACAAACTCGGAGTGACTCCGCAGGCACTGCTCAAGCGATTTCGCAACAAAAAAGAGCTGCTCATTGCTGCCATGAAACCGTGCCGCTCTGCTCCATGGTTGGACATGGTTCAGGAAGGACCAGACGACCGCCCTGTTAATGAGCAATTGACAGAAATCCTGCAGGAACTGGCCAGCTTCTTCTCGGAAGTCGTTAGAAGAATGGAAATTCTCCAGTGGAGTGGAGTCTCGATGAAGGAACTCATGGCGAGTTTCGAAGAGCCACCTCCAGTCCGGGACATTCGGGCAATCGCTGGGTGGCTGCACCGTCTGCATGACAAGAAAATGATTCGCAAGATCGACTTCGATGCGACAGCGATGTTCATCCTGACAGCGATGCACGGCCCGGCAATGCTCACGCAATTTCTTGGCAAACCTCCGACTGGACACACGTTCAACGAATACATTTCTCAGTATGTCAACATATTACTTCATGGCCTTCTTGATTCCAGCAATTCCGAGATCGAGCAATGA
- the egtD gene encoding L-histidine N(alpha)-methyltransferase codes for MSSTAICDNVSTSSFLTDVLRGLSQTEKTLPSKYFYDEAGSRLFENICELEEYYLTRTELSLMQLHAQEMSDAIGPDHVVLELGSGSSLKTQLLLKAMQRPAAYVPFDISQSALNEAVARLEQDFPSLNIAPVCGDFMSEIQLPSKLADHRGVVTYFPGSTIGNLNHKNAVALLERIRRVNAESDLLIGIDLEKDRQILLDAYNDSEGVTAAFNLNLLKRINNELNADFDLNQFRHQAVYNEQAHRIEMQLVSQVQQQVTIGEQVIEFAANETICTEHSHKYTIERFEELAAEAGFKVANSWIDEKDWFAVLLLTPAEATS; via the coding sequence GTGTCTTCGACTGCCATTTGCGACAACGTTTCAACAAGCTCATTTCTAACAGATGTGCTGCGAGGACTTTCTCAAACCGAGAAAACACTGCCTTCCAAATACTTCTATGACGAGGCTGGTTCACGGCTATTTGAAAACATTTGTGAGTTGGAGGAATACTACCTCACTCGCACAGAACTCTCTCTCATGCAACTCCATGCCCAAGAAATGAGCGACGCAATCGGTCCCGATCATGTCGTGTTGGAACTTGGCAGCGGGTCCAGTTTGAAAACGCAATTACTTCTGAAAGCCATGCAACGACCGGCGGCATATGTCCCGTTCGACATTTCACAATCGGCACTGAACGAAGCTGTCGCAAGACTTGAACAGGATTTTCCATCCTTGAACATCGCTCCCGTCTGCGGCGATTTCATGTCGGAAATTCAACTTCCCTCAAAACTGGCTGACCATCGCGGTGTGGTGACATACTTCCCCGGCTCAACGATTGGGAACCTAAACCATAAAAACGCTGTTGCCCTGCTGGAGAGAATTCGTCGAGTCAACGCGGAGTCGGATCTGTTGATTGGAATCGATCTCGAAAAAGATCGCCAAATCCTGCTCGATGCCTACAACGACTCGGAAGGAGTGACGGCAGCGTTCAACCTGAATCTCCTCAAGAGAATCAACAACGAACTCAACGCAGACTTTGACCTGAATCAGTTTCGACATCAGGCCGTCTACAATGAACAGGCTCATCGTATCGAGATGCAACTCGTCAGCCAGGTTCAACAACAGGTCACCATTGGGGAACAAGTGATTGAATTCGCGGCAAACGAAACAATTTGCACAGAACATTCCCACAAGTACACAATTGAACGTTTTGAAGAACTGGCTGCGGAAGCAGGCTTCAAAGTTGCAAACTCCTGGATCGATGAAAAAGACTGGTTTGCGGTGCTGCTGCTCACTCCAGCCGAAGCAACTTCCTGA
- a CDS encoding NAD(P)H-hydrate dehydratase, translating into MSQPLPSLPTRPSDGHKGTFGRVLIIGGSTGMSGAISLSGVSALRSGAGLVSLALPEPILPIVASYEPSYLCIPVPPDLNGRVSLEAQVVLDESIPKMDAAAIGPGLGRSENLNRIVAHLYQNAKLPMVFDADALNALADQKEILSQHTGPRILTPHPGEFARLIGSEISHIQKHRESLAVEFAARHEVILVLKGAGTIVTDGKRTRVNETGNAGMGTGGTGDILTGIIASLLGQKMLPLEAAQLGAYLHGLAGDLAAEEFTQRGMIASDLLKTIPDAWRIMQAEDTANLTR; encoded by the coding sequence ATGTCACAGCCACTCCCTTCTCTGCCTACACGTCCCAGCGACGGACACAAAGGAACCTTCGGTCGCGTGTTGATCATCGGTGGATCAACCGGAATGAGTGGGGCGATTTCCCTTTCCGGGGTCAGTGCATTAAGGAGCGGAGCCGGGCTCGTTTCACTCGCTCTGCCCGAACCAATCTTACCGATCGTCGCCAGCTACGAGCCTTCTTACCTCTGCATTCCCGTCCCGCCTGACTTGAACGGTCGCGTCTCACTCGAGGCACAAGTTGTCCTTGATGAGTCAATTCCAAAGATGGATGCTGCTGCAATTGGTCCCGGACTTGGACGATCTGAAAATTTAAATCGAATCGTCGCACATCTCTATCAGAACGCAAAACTTCCGATGGTTTTTGATGCAGATGCACTGAACGCGCTTGCGGATCAAAAAGAAATCCTCAGCCAACACACCGGCCCACGAATCCTCACCCCGCATCCCGGAGAGTTTGCTCGCTTGATTGGTTCAGAAATTTCACACATTCAGAAGCACCGGGAAAGTCTCGCCGTCGAGTTCGCAGCCAGACACGAAGTCATCCTTGTCCTCAAAGGAGCCGGAACCATCGTCACCGATGGAAAGAGAACTCGAGTGAATGAAACCGGAAATGCAGGGATGGGAACGGGGGGAACTGGAGATATTTTGACTGGCATCATCGCCAGTCTTTTAGGCCAAAAAATGCTGCCGCTCGAAGCAGCACAGCTCGGAGCTTATCTTCACGGACTTGCAGGAGACCTGGCTGCTGAGGAGTTCACGCAACGAGGAATGATCGCCAGTGACTTATTGAAAACCATTCCAGACGCATGGCGAATCATGCAAGCGGAGGATACGGCAAATCTGACACGATAA
- the egtB gene encoding ergothioneine biosynthesis protein EgtB, which produces MSFLRMQETAHDQLIEHLLDVRTFSETITNSLEREDFVIQSMPDVSPAKWHLAHTTWFFETFVLEPSVPDYQLFHPQFRFLFNSYYNAVGDRHPRAHRGMLSRPTIDEVRKYRAYVDHALAKLNVEQLSDEVRSVIEIGIHHEQQHQELMLTDIKHVLNINPLRPAYRSDLTTPEPSEPQALSWSHFDSGIHQVGHAGDNFHFDNEAPRHEVLLRDFQLANRLTSNQEYLEFIEDRGYQRPELWLSEGWDAVQQLGWTCPLYWERVNDEWQTFTLAGMRDLHLQEPVTHVSFFEADAFARWKGCRLPTEFEWEHVAQIYQPGPQSNFVEEDLLHPRSAPTPDDQKSPAQLYGDAWEWTASPYIAYPGYHPPDGAIGEYNGKFMSSQWVLRGGSCVTSKSHIRPTYRNFFHPEKRWQFTGIRLAE; this is translated from the coding sequence ATGTCATTTCTACGCATGCAAGAAACCGCACACGACCAACTCATCGAGCACCTTCTCGATGTTCGAACGTTCTCAGAAACGATCACAAATTCGTTAGAGCGGGAAGACTTTGTCATCCAGTCGATGCCAGATGTCAGCCCTGCAAAATGGCACTTAGCACATACGACATGGTTCTTTGAGACTTTTGTTCTGGAACCATCCGTTCCTGATTATCAGCTTTTTCACCCGCAGTTTCGTTTTCTCTTCAACTCTTACTACAACGCGGTTGGGGACCGGCATCCGCGGGCTCATCGTGGCATGCTTTCTCGTCCGACAATTGACGAGGTCAGAAAATACCGAGCTTATGTCGATCACGCTTTGGCCAAACTGAATGTCGAGCAACTCTCTGACGAAGTTCGTTCAGTCATCGAAATCGGGATTCATCATGAACAGCAACATCAAGAGTTAATGCTTACAGACATCAAGCATGTCCTGAACATCAACCCGCTTCGCCCCGCGTATCGATCCGATCTGACCACCCCAGAACCCAGCGAGCCACAAGCACTTTCCTGGAGCCACTTTGATAGTGGGATTCATCAAGTCGGCCACGCTGGTGACAACTTTCATTTTGACAATGAAGCCCCACGGCATGAAGTTCTGTTAAGAGATTTTCAACTCGCGAACCGACTCACATCAAATCAAGAATACCTTGAATTCATTGAAGATCGCGGTTACCAGCGCCCGGAACTCTGGCTCTCTGAAGGTTGGGACGCGGTACAACAACTTGGCTGGACTTGCCCACTCTATTGGGAACGAGTCAATGACGAATGGCAGACGTTCACACTCGCGGGGATGAGAGATCTCCATCTTCAGGAACCGGTGACGCACGTCAGTTTCTTCGAAGCCGATGCTTTTGCCCGCTGGAAAGGCTGCCGACTTCCAACAGAATTTGAGTGGGAACATGTTGCTCAAATCTACCAACCTGGTCCGCAAAGCAATTTCGTCGAAGAAGACCTGTTGCATCCGAGAAGTGCCCCGACCCCTGATGACCAGAAGAGCCCCGCTCAGTTGTACGGAGATGCCTGGGAATGGACCGCAAGTCCATACATCGCTTATCCTGGATATCATCCGCCTGATGGAGCGATCGGAGAATACAACGGGAAATTCATGAGCAGCCAATGGGTGCTACGCGGCGGAAGTTGTGTCACGTCGAAATCACACATCCGGCCCACCTACCGCAATTTCTTCCATCCCGAGAAACGCTGGCAATTCACCGGGATTCGCCTCGCTGAGTAA